One Alligator mississippiensis isolate rAllMis1 chromosome 1, rAllMis1, whole genome shotgun sequence genomic window carries:
- the AKAP12 gene encoding A-kinase anchor protein 12 isoform X2, with protein sequence MTINPLLQTNGQISNINGIAEEEVELTLQPGETNEQQTDTVITDVGQREPTNVILKEEIAENMETTQSEATDKDDKDGVKEDQMDAQDATEQLPSPEEKVEEIEQPSEPQSNDVGFKKVFKFVGFKFTVKKDKTEKSEPVQLLTVKKEDLVSADGAGDHKEVQLEQVEEATQSEVTHPVEKIEETTESEERKDESPPEKLAESPSEEAEGSKVAEVKKDPSKSPESPAALVNETSSPLRKFFTQGWAGFRKKTSFRKPKDDEQQSPENEKNEQEKDGAEIAVEPIEKEKIEEEKQEQDKEVVEIPTETNEREKTEKEKQDQGKDVTDVPLQASEKEKTDKEEQEQTVAEIPTEVSEKEKRSEKDVQEQERDVAETPEETTLKEVTVLSEQPVLQETTVSVSKESEGSFEEKIEQVKEYKIALEEKTELYSEEKSELEAPLSTEVFAEKSEGKIQEKSEPVAPLAMEVFDEKVETKVEACASTVEEKVIKAHEAELALDLSAAEQRPSSVPEQSFEGDTDLKKVQPTDEVLKDKETVCKIENDLIKQTEPVSEDVAVCKPPEGITNEVEMLSSQERAKVQGSPLKKLFTGTGLKKLSGKKHKGKREETKLGEPADQIQHLSDSLESPDEPKAESSASSPEESTEIPSVEKDINAIRASENEEGIILDTERKRENVTPWASFKKMVTPKKRIRRPSESDKEEEIDKGKTATLSSTKSENQEEAKENGEDLKLEKNTEDPKRKVDTSVSWEAFICVGSSKKRARKSSSSDEEVGQKPAQEGQKIDESGENKDTAADSMLTSSQESDHGHGGSSAEETGSPSEGEGFSTWESFKRLVTPRRKSKTKMEDKNEEPVTAASIEHSTSDGEPGKEESWVSFRKLMPGRRKKKSDGKLEQARVDEVGEILAETAEEDFDVPAVVPLSEYEAAEREKIEAQMAVQAEAAQEGTLEEEKAEKLQDALETDQSNEGLVHAVTVTVVEGERAVTSIEERSPSWISAAVTETIEQVKEEEKPAEQISEAEVIVEETVVVTKTLPEMRKDTSDDTLMSELELTSEAVTAREEATEVSCAEEATEVSLAEETTEMVSAVSQLPETPDTTEEVTPVQEVDGTEQNLEELNKHTREILEEVAERVKLSDEAQVISEETVIEVVTQTAQEIGLEIEDEAKEITLISQETVLVEWSVKEQEFGGGDIQPEREATIQEKNEMEENALEEVAEISETCAVMREHTGETTSLDILTDESQRQAPDHATVERHEEMSEEVRTPETSDSREREFYSSVTITPKAELEVEAEYVTAVKQHIAKEEEKLNLTELPAGETADEGDPKVDEAKVELSEELKQVVDIKTSLEPECSQVPVSAVPMLSDITAAAVQCGREDATPTLESKGREETVAEALVQGEVIEAPMKKEEEDSLFTVESKSTGVITTQLHMRSEVTEVPEQSELEDARATVETTRMAETSPEASLQREVTEVPEQSELEDTRSTVETTRLAETSPEASVQSEVTEDPLKKEVAETVLTVESEHIEAVVTDVSLQREVPAQSEVEDPFLTVETKHTKIVTDIPTQTERAETAMQSEVEDSFPASELKYSETIATEATMQTESDNAMPPLETKCPEKIEIESVLQSKVEDAVPTLESKCTEGITAGDSVQSEVPEVPVDRERDNALGSKCSEAVVTEAPVQGDIFPKEVPVYGKREKEHVEAKQMLLHTTSSKDCETKKIESEQMLKMEKDFHDSGKLEIAHGDTVYSVQREVVEPQEDTGSAIPEVESSEAQKASMPVTAASVEEQVISETVMLMETTDETVQAVASVPEKLTSEIVLDKSPSLTHVECDKFDGQFATIESQSTKIVLKIIQTAVDKLERTEKPMAVSIISESQQQTESTDRSQEGINVSEIQKCVLANQQLAKGEETGVSKEHEIQQPSTKEKATLERTTDVPVTADTSKERGSQDSVEIAAIPEAVLSESSGYQKPIVEISVSEDFTKKSLDTDQSELKKIEVKQTVEIQCIRQQMHIEREEEHHSQSVEDVVVHVEEDVNSQDPTSHYPEMNQSQSSLALTD encoded by the coding sequence TTGGACAAAGAGAACCTACAAATGTGATTCTAAAAGAAGAGATAGCTGAAAATATGGAGACTACCCAATCAGAAGCAACTGATAAAGATGACAAAGATGGTGTGAAAGAAGATCAGATGGATGCACAAGATGCTACGGAACAGTTACCATCACCAGAGGAAAAAGTAGAAGAGATAGAACAACCCAGTGAACCACAATCTAATGATGTTGGATTTAAAAAGGTTTTTAAATTTGTTGGATTCAAATTTACTGTTAAAAAGGATAAGACTGAAaaatctgaacctgttcagctacTGACTGTAAAAAAAGAAGACCTAGTGTCTGCAGATGGAGCAGGAGATCATAAAGAAGTCCAGCTAGAACAGGTGGAAGAAGCAACACAAAGTGAAGTAACTCATCCTGTAGAAAAGATTGAAGAAACAACTGAGAGTGAGGAGAGGAAAGATGAGTCTCCTCCTGAAAAGCTGGCAGAAAGTCCAAGCGAGGAAGCAGAAGGGAGCAAAGTGGCAGAAGTTAAAAAAGATCCTAGCAAGTCACCAGAGTCTCCAGCTGCATTAGTTAACGAAACCTCATCACCACTAAGGAAATTCTTTACACAAGGTTGGGCGGGGTTTAGGAAAAAGACAAGTTTCAGGAAGCCTAAAGATGATGAACAGCAGTCTCCTGAGAACGAAAAAAACGAGCAAGAAAAGGACGGGGCAGAAATTGCAGTAGAACCAATTGAGAAAGAGAAAATTGAGGAAGAAAAGCAAGAACAAGACAAGGAGGTAGTAGAGATCCCTACAGaaacaaatgagagagagaaaacagagaaagaaaaacaggacCAAGGAAAGGATGTCACAGATGTCCCACTACAAGCAAGTGAGAAAGAAAAAACTGATAAAGAAGAGCAAGAGCAGACAGTAGCAGAGATCCCCACAGAAGTGAGTGAAAAGGAGAAGAGAAGTGAGAAAGATGTGCAAGAGCAAGAAAGAGATGTTGCAGAGACCCCAGAAGAAACAACATTGAAAGAAGTTACTGTTCTTTCTGAACAGCCAGTTCTACAGGAGACTACTGTAAGTGTCAGCAAGGAATCTGAGGGatcttttgaagaaaaaatagaACAAGTGAAAGAATATAAAATAGCCCTAGAGGAGAAAACTGAATTATATTCTGAGGAGAAATCTGAACTAGAGGCTCCATTGTCAACTGAAGTCTTTGCTGAAAAATCTGAAGGAAAAATTCAAGAAAAATCTGAGCCAGTAGCTCCATTGGCAATGGAAGTTTTTGATGAGAAGGTAGAGACAAAGGTAGAAGCTTGTGCTAGTACTGTAGAAGAGAAAGTGATTAAAGCACATGAGGCAGAACTAGCCCTTGATTTATCTGCAGCTGAACAGAGGCCCTCCTCAGTTCCTGAGCAGTCATTTGAAGGAGATACTGACCTAAAGAAAGTCCAACCAACTGATGAAGTTCTAAAAGACAAAGAAACAGTCTGCAAAATAGAGAATGATCTCATCAAACAAACAGAACCAGTCTCTGAAGATGTAGCTGTATGTAAGCCACCAGAAGGTATCACAAATGAGGTTGAAATGTTGTCATCACAAGAGAGAGCCAAAGTCCAAGGCAGCCCATTAAAGAAACTGTTTACAGGTACTGGCTTAAAGAAGCTTTCTGGAAAGAAGCataaaggaaaaagagaagaaactaAGTTGGGAGAACCAGCAGATCAAATTCAGCATCTGTCTGATTCTCTAGAAAGCCCAGATGAGCCAAAAGCAGAGAGCTCAGCCTCTTCCCCTGAAGAGTCAACTGAGATTCCATCCGTTGAAAAAGACATCAATGCAATCCGGGCAAGTGAAAATGAAGAAGGAATAATTTTAGACACAGAGCGGAAGAGAGAAAATGTTACTCCATGGGCATCATTTAAAAAGATGGTGACTCCAAAGAAACGTATAAGGAGGCCTTCTGAAAGTgacaaagaagaagaaatagaTAAAGGAAAAACTGCCACCCTTTCTTCTACTAAAAGTGAAAATCAGGAGGAAGCTAAAGAAAACGGTGAGGACCTGAAGTTAGAAAAAAACACAGAAGACCCAAAACGTAAAGTTGATACTTCAGTATCATGGGAGGCCTTCATTTGTGTAGGATCATCTAAGAAAAGAGCTAGAAAATCATCATCTTCTGATGAGGAAGTAGGACAGAAGCCTGCTCAAGAAGGCCAAAAAATAGACGAAAGTGGAGAAAACAAAGACACCGCAGCAGACTCCATGCTTACCAGTTCACAGGAAAGCGATCACGGGCATGGAGGTTCCTCAGCAGAAGAAACTGGAAGTCCATCCGAAGGTGAGGGTTTCTCAACATGGGAATCGTTTAAAAGATTAGTCACTCCGAGAAGAAAGTCCAAAACTAAAATGGAGGATAAAAATGAAGAACCTGTCACTGCTGCTAGCATAGAACATTCTACTTCTGATGGGGAGCCTGGAAAGGAAGAGTCTTGGGTctcatttagaaaattaatgccTGGCCGAAGGAAGAAAAAGTCAGACGGAAAACTAGAACAAGCTCGTGTTGATGAAGTTGGAGAAATATTAGCAGAAACTGCAGAGGAAGACTTTGATGTTCCAGCTGTTGTTCCTTTGTCGGAATATGAAGCAGCTGAACGAGAAAAAATTGAAGCCCAAATGGCAGTCCAAGCTGAAGCAGCACAGGAGGGAACTTTAGAGGAAGAAAAAGCTGAAAAATTACAAGATGCCTTAGAAACTGACCAATCCAATGAAGGACTTGTTCATGCAGTTACTGTGACAGTTGTGGAGGGGGAAAGAGCAGTTACCAGTATTGAAGAAAGATCACCATCCTGGATATCTGCTGCAGTGACAGAAACTATTGAACAggtgaaagaagaagaaaaaccagCTGAGCAGATATCTGAAGCAGAAGTCATTGTAGAGGAAACAGTAGTGGTTACTAAAACTTTGCCTGAGATGAGAAAGGACACAAGTGATGATACTCTAATGAGTGAGTTGGAGTTGACTTCAGAAGCTGTTACAGCTCGGGAAGAAGCAACAGAAGTTTCCTGTGCTGAAGAAGCAACAGAAGTGTCTCTTGCTGAGGAGACAACCGAGATGGTGTCAGCAGTCTCACAGTTACCTGAAACTCCAGATACTACTGAAGAAGTTACACCTGTGCAAGAGGTAGATGGCACCGAGCAAAATTTGGAAGAATTAAACAAACACACACGAGAAATTCTTGAGGAAGTTGCAGAAAGAGTTAAGCTGTCAGATGAAGCACAGGTGATTAGTGAAGAAACTGTGATAGAAGTAGTCACTCAGACTGCACAGGAGATTGGATTAGAAATAGAAGATGAAGCTAAGGAGATAACACTCATATCCCAAGAAACTGTGCTTGTTGAATGGTCAGTAAAGGAACAGGAATTTGGAGGAGGTGACATCCAACCGGAAAGAGAAGCAACtattcaagaaaaaaatgaaatggaagaaaaTGCTCTGGAGGAAGTGGCTGAGATAAGTGAAACATGCGCTGTGATGAGGGAACAtacaggagaaaccacaagtctTGATATACTGACTGATGAAAGTCAAAGGCAAGCACCTGACCATGCAACTGTAGAAAGACATGAAGAAATGTCCGAAGAGGTGAGAACTCCAGAGACATCAGACTCCAGAGAAAGAGAATTTTATAGTAGTGTCACAATAACTCCCAAGGCAGAGCTTGAGGTTGAAGCTGAGTATGTTACTGCAGTAAAACAACATATtgcaaaggaagaagaaaaactgaatttaacagagctgcctgcaggtgaGACCGCAGATGAAGGTGATCCGAAAGTGGATGAAGCAAAGGTTGAGTTGTCTGAGGAACTTAAACAAGTAGTAGACATCAAGACTAGCTTGGAACCAGAGTGCAGCCAAGTACCTGTATCAGCAGTCCCTATGCTAAGTGATATAACTGCGGCTGCTGTTCAGTGTGGGAGGGAAGATGCGACACCCACCTTGGAATCAAAAGGAAGAGAGGAAACTGTAGCGGAGGCCCTCGTGCAGGGTGAAGTGATTGAGGCTCCTAtgaagaaagaggaggaagattCCTTGTTTACTGTAGAATCAAAAAGCACAGGAGTAATTACAACACAGCTCCATATGAGGAGTGAAGTAACTGAGGTCCCTGAGCAGAGTGAATTGGAAGATGCCAGAGCTACTGTAGAAACAACACGCATGGCGGAAACTTCTCCTGAAGCTTCTTTGCAGAGGGAAGTGACTGAAGTCCCTGAGCAGAGTGAATTGGAAGATACCAGATCTACTGTGGAAACAACACGCCTGGCAGAAACTTCTCCTGAAGCTTCTGTGCAGAGTGAAGTGACTGAGGATCCTTTGAAGAAAGAGGTGGCAGAGACTGTGCTTACTGTAGAATCAGAGCACATAGAAGCGGTTGTGACAGATGTCTCCCTGCAGAGGGAAGTCCCTGCGCAGAGTGAGGTGGAAGATCCTTTCCTTACTGTGGAGACAAAACATACCAAAATTGTAACGGACATCCCCACACAGACTGAAAGAGCTGAGACTGCGATGCAGAGTGAGGTAGAAGATTCTTTTCCTGCCTCAGAATTAAAATATTCAGAAACAATTGCAACTGAGGCCACTATGCAGACGGAGTCAGATAATGCCATGCCTCCTTTAGAAACAAAATGCCcagaaaaaatagaaattgaGTCTGTTTTGCAGAGTAAGGTGGAAGATGCTGTGCCTACCTTAGAATCAAAATGCACAGAAGGAATCACAGCTGGGGATTCTGTGCAGAGTGAGGTACCTGAAGTCCCTGTggatagagagagagacaatGCTTTAGGATCAAAATGCAGCGAAGCAGTTGTAACTGAGGCCCCTGTTCAGGGAGACATATTTCCTAAAGAAGTGCCAGTttatggaaagagagaaaaagagcatGTGGAAGCAAAACAAATGCTTTTACATACAACGAGTTCAAAGGACTGTGAGACTAAGAAAATTGAATCTGAGCAAATGTTGAAAATGGAAAAAGATTTCCATGATTCTGGAAAATTGGAAATTGCACATGGTGATACAGTTTATTCAGTGCAGCGAGAAGTAGTGGAGCCCCAGGAAGATACAGGCTCAGCCATTCCTGAAGTTGAAAGCTCTGAAGCGCAAAAAGCATCTATGCCGGTAACAGCTGCCTCAGTTGAAGAGCAGGTAATTTCTGAAACGGTAATGCTGATGGAAACCACAGATGAAACTGTACAGGCTGTAGCATCAGTACCTGAAAAACTGACTTCTGAAATAGTACTAGATAAAAGCCCTTCTCTAACCCACGTGGAATGTGACAAATTTGATGGTCAGTTTGCGACTATAGAATCTCAAAGTACAAAAATTGTATTAAAGATCATTCAGACTGCTGTTGACAAACTTGAGAGGACAGAAAAGCCAATGGCTGTAAGCATCATATCTgaatcacagcagcagacagAGTCAACAGACAGAAGCCAAGAAGGTATAAATGTATCTGAAATACAGAAATGTGTTCTGGCCAATCAGCAACTCGCAAAAGGTGAAGAGACAGGAGTGAGTAAAGAACACGAGATCCAGCAACCATCTACAAAGGAAAAAGCTACTCTAGAGCGAACAACAGATGTGCCAGTCACTGCTGACACATCTAAAGAGAGAGGCAGTCAGGATTCAGTAGAAATTGCAGCCATCCCTGAAGCGGTTTTAAGTGAAAGTTCAGGCTATCAAAAGCCAATAGTAGAAATTAGTGTTTCAGAAGACTTCACCAAAAAGTCCCTTGATACAGACCAATCAGAGCTGAAGAAAATAGAAGTTAAACAGACAGTGGAAATCCAGTGTATACGCCAGCAAATGCACATAGAAAGGGAGGAAGAACATCATAGCCAGTCAGTGGAAGATGTGGTGGTGCACGTGGAAGAAGATGTAAATAGTCAAGACCCCACATCTCATTACCCTGAAATGAATCAAAGTCAGAGCTCATTGGCTTTGACTGACTAA